Proteins encoded by one window of Babylonia areolata isolate BAREFJ2019XMU chromosome 8, ASM4173473v1, whole genome shotgun sequence:
- the LOC143284964 gene encoding histone deacetylase 6-like, producing MLMRLRRKTSTFQSYLFKVFCSRYVNEHMLFHSVAEEHLMVLSYSDLSVWCYACNDYIDNEATFPMKNAAHCHKFGEALPGAAPSQ from the exons ATGCTAATGCGACTGCGCAGAAAGACATCTACTTTCCAGTCTTACCTGTTCAAA gtGTTCTGCAGTCGCTACGTCAACGAACACATGCTGTTCCACAGTGTGGCGGAGGAACACCTGATGGTGCTGAGCTATTCCGACCTGTCCGTGTGGTGCTATGCCTGCAACGACTACATTGACAATGAG GCGACATTCCCCATGAAGAACGCGGCTCACTGCCACAAGTTTGGGGAAGCTCTGCCCGGTGCAGCACCGTCACAGTGA